CTTGGAGGCGCCACTGCCGGCACCTATGCCGGAACTATCTATGTCAGCTCCACGATCGCGATGCTCACGACGACTGCCTACACCGGCGGAGTTTGGCTGGCGATTTTCTTTGGATCTACCAGCGGAATGGGAGTGACGCTGGTCATCTGGGGCACGGTGTTTCTGCTGGTCTGCACCGTTCTCAACCTTGTCCACGTCTCCATATTTAAGTTCCTCATTTCTCTGGGGGTGTATGCGGAAATAGTTGGTTCGTTCGGCGTCGCGCTGCTGTTATTTTTCTTTTTTCGACAGCATGATTTTTCCGAACTGTTCGCCCATCTGGGGACAGGAACCGCACCCAGCGAAACTGCAGCGTTTTTAGCCGCGCTTGCCATTTCCGGGTGGGCGTTCATTGGCTTTGATGCCTGCTCGACCATTGCCGAAGAAACGCATGAACCGAAACGGATGGTGCCGCGTGCGATTTTTTTCTCGCTGTGTATGGTGGGAAGCGTCGTGCTCTTCAACTCTGCTGCCCTGACCCTCAGCTTTAACCGCGAGACTTTACAGCAGACGAATGCCGCATCCGATCCTGTCACTCCGGTGATCGTGGCCAACTTTGGCACTTGGGCGGAGATGCCGTTTCTGGCGATCGTCATGGTTGCGTTCCTGGCTTGTGGATCCTCCATGGTCCAGTACACATCCCGGATCGTGTTTTCCATGGCTCGCGAAGGCAGTATGCCGGTCGTCCTCAGTCGGGTGACCGCAGCCGGCGCTCCACGGAATGCTGTGCTGTTTACGGTACTGCTGGCTACGCTCGGCTTGCTTTTCGGGCTCAATGATGAAGCGGTCGCTACGGTGCTGGCATTCGGCACGGGAGGCTTATACGCCATGTTTGCGATGACCACGGGGGTTGGGCTCTACACCAGGCTTACAGGTCGCTGGGACCCCGCGTTAGGTCAACTAAAACTGGGCGCGTGGGGATTATTGATCAATATGACGGCCTTTGTCTGGTCACTCTTTGAATTCATTAACATCGCATGGCCACGTCCCTATGCCACCTCGCCCGACGCCCCCTGGTGGCAACTCTTGGCGGTCCCGCTCGTACTGGGAGGTATACTTACATTGACGACGCTTCATATCCTTGTTAGCAGGAACAAGGCATCAGCCCAGCCGGGAAAGATCGAACCACAAGAATGACAAGGGCGGTCAATCAAAACCCATACGGTACGGAGCGTTTCACAGAAAGTCGGAATCCATTCATCCGGTAGAAAGGAGCACGCATGGCAAAGAAGCGAGCATACCAAGGCAAGGTTCCCCTACACGACAAATACGGACCAGAGGCCAAGTTTGCAGTCGAAGCGGAGGCGCTGTTGCCGACCACGAAATATGAAGAAGAAATCGCCCGAGGTCTTGAATTGGGCCTGCCCGCGGCCGATTCCATCAAAGATCGCCGCATTCCCACATTCAGTCGTGGGGAACTCCCCCATTTCGCCGGCATCAATACCTTTACCAAAGCGCCGTACGTCGAGGATGTCCGCAAATGTGGAGAATACGACGTCGCCATTCTTGGGGCGCCGTTCGACGGTGGGACCACCTATCGGGCAGGGACCCGATTTGGCCCCCAAGGCATTCGCAAGATCTCCGCGTTATACGGTACCTATAGCTTTGAACTCGGTGTGGATCTCCGAGAGTCGATCTCCATGTGCGATCTCGGCGACGTGTTCACTATTCCCGGCAATATCGAAAAGACCTTCGACCAAGTCAGTAAGGGCGTGGGCCATGTCTATGCGAGCGGGGCTTTCCCTGTCGTGCTTGGTGGAGACCATTCCCTGGGTTTTGCCACTGTACGGGGTGTGGCGCAGAATATGAACGGCAAGAAGCTCGGCATCCTGCACTTCGACCGTCATGTCGACACTCAGGAGACTGATCTCGACGAACGCATGCACACGACGCCCTGGTTTCATGCGACGAATATTCTCAACGTGCCGGCGAAAAATCTCGTCCAGATCGGTATCGGCGGTTGGCAGGCCCCCAGACCAGGTGTGAAGTCAGGCCGCGAGCGGCAAACCACGATCATGACCGTGACCGACTGTGTAGAAATG
This is a stretch of genomic DNA from Nitrospira sp.. It encodes these proteins:
- a CDS encoding agmatinase family protein: MAKKRAYQGKVPLHDKYGPEAKFAVEAEALLPTTKYEEEIARGLELGLPAADSIKDRRIPTFSRGELPHFAGINTFTKAPYVEDVRKCGEYDVAILGAPFDGGTTYRAGTRFGPQGIRKISALYGTYSFELGVDLRESISMCDLGDVFTIPGNIEKTFDQVSKGVGHVYASGAFPVVLGGDHSLGFATVRGVAQNMNGKKLGILHFDRHVDTQETDLDERMHTTPWFHATNILNVPAKNLVQIGIGGWQAPRPGVKSGRERQTTIMTVTDCVEMGIENAAKQALEVAFDGVDAVWLSFDVDCLDAAFVPGTGWPEPGGFLPREVLKFLQIIADTKPLAGMEIVECSPPYDAAEITSLMATRVICDVLACQVRSGHLANRKKH
- a CDS encoding amino acid permease; this encodes MVNNEVPDRDYSTMATDTSGTLRRSLTLWNSLTIGFATVSPVAGLYAIIGVQTVVTGGGWFPALALCLVMQLLVATVYAELSSQIPIAGGAYKWARQLGGATAGTYAGTIYVSSTIAMLTTTAYTGGVWLAIFFGSTSGMGVTLVIWGTVFLLVCTVLNLVHVSIFKFLISLGVYAEIVGSFGVALLLFFFFRQHDFSELFAHLGTGTAPSETAAFLAALAISGWAFIGFDACSTIAEETHEPKRMVPRAIFFSLCMVGSVVLFNSAALTLSFNRETLQQTNAASDPVTPVIVANFGTWAEMPFLAIVMVAFLACGSSMVQYTSRIVFSMAREGSMPVVLSRVTAAGAPRNAVLFTVLLATLGLLFGLNDEAVATVLAFGTGGLYAMFAMTTGVGLYTRLTGRWDPALGQLKLGAWGLLINMTAFVWSLFEFINIAWPRPYATSPDAPWWQLLAVPLVLGGILTLTTLHILVSRNKASAQPGKIEPQE